The Solanum lycopersicum chromosome 8, SLM_r2.1 DNA segment CCCCACTTCCCATGGTACAATTCCAGTAGCTTCTCAGCTGGTGTTACACCTACCAGAAGTACAAATAACAGTTCAATTGGAACTCTAAATGGATCTAGCAGTTTAAATAATGTATCATTATTTGACTTTGTGTTGTATCCAAAGACAAAGATACTAACACAAGTCCAAAAAGACAATCTCAAACCAAAAATTTACGTCGTTACTTACCTGTTTTAACAACCTCGGCTACTTCGTTCAGAAATCCTGTTTCCTTAAAGCCTCTTCTTTCCAAGCCTTCCTGAAGATCGGAAAGCAAATAatgagttagtaagcatgtaGAAATATACCAAGACATGGAGCATTAGAAGCTTTAACCCACCTTTGCCAACTTGACAACATCTTGAGCAACATGCATAAGCAATCCATCTCGAAATGGTGTCTTCAGACCACTTTTTGGCACCTACTAAATGGGAGTGATATTAGTCATCTCcaatattgaatataaattactAACCCCAAATCTGAGGAACTGAAAATTATAGTTTAAGAAAAGCAACTGTTTTTTTTCTTAGATAGAGAATTCATGGTCACATTGCccttttttgtttctaaatgATTTTGTTTGTCCAAGTTCCACAAGGAGAAGAGCAAAGCAAGCATATTTTAATACAGATAGGATTTCAGAGTGTATAAAAATAAAGGCCTATTTACAGTTTCTCTTTTCCAAGCATGAGGATATGGACCATTTTCAATACACAATATTGAAATCAACAAGAAGATAAAGAATAGAAAAATGACTAGAGACTACAATAAGACAGTTGGATGCTTTTTATTTTCTCTCGACAGTTTCTGAAGAGTTCAAATTtgacatcacgagaagataaccaaaaaaaaacagaaaaaaaggaGAACGAATTGTTACATAACAATAAAACATAGATAAATGCTTACAAAATGCAGATATATCAGCAGCCATGGATACATTAGCTAATTACAGATTAGGTAGGAAATGCATGATAATCTTTAATGAGCAAGGATATATTACCTTATTCCTTAACATGTCTCTTTCTTCTGCAGTCCAATCAAATGTCATGTCCAAAACGCTTTGCAAAGACCCCTCATCGTAGAGTATACCCAcctgaaaaaaagaaaaggaaaaaaagaagatgacTGAGCTGTTTGGTTCAAAGTAGCCACAACAAACTTTGCAATTGTCCCAACAAACAGGAGAAAGAGTAAGAAGTTCCTCTCAGTGGGAGGTGAGGTGAGCACAATATTCTATTCTCCCTTTCCCTGGTGCTTTACCGAGTAATACTCGCTTTTTGTTTCCTTCTTTTACAAAAAACAACATCATAAATCCTAGAGTCAGATTGCATACCCAGAATGCAGGCAATGCGCATAACCGTCTCCAAGGCCCTCCATCAGCACCTCTCATTTCCAGATATCTTTTGAGTCTGACCTGATATAGTTAACCCGAGTTCATACTTCCATAACCATACATAGACAAACCAGTAGTAAAGGACATTTTCTTGGATGAAGCTTGCATACCTCAGGAAATATTGTTGTGAGATGATTCTCCCAATCATTAAGAGTAGGGTATTCGCCGGGAATGGGCGGAAGTTTTCCATTCATGAAGTCCTGCAGCAATGTTGTTAAATCAGCACAAGAGAGTGACATTTATAAATCTGTTATTGTTATAAATAACATACCCGGAAAGACAATCCAGTACAATCAACATACTTCTTCTTCCGATAGACAAAATACATTGGGACATCAAGTGCATAATCTACATATTGCTCAAACCTGCGTCCattagaaaagaaaatgtttGCTGTGAAAACGAAATTAATCAATGGAAGTTCTGAAGATGACAACAAAAGATGAATTTTGCTAACACTAAATACACAATTTCATTTGATTCCTAACCCATCACATAGCTCTGTTGACAAACATCAAAACAGGTTAGGACAGCCCATCTCGAACTCCAACAAATCTTATCCATTTCCCTAACCTAGCTCGTGTATAATGTACGACAAGTGCATTCACCATGAGATACATTAAACAAAAGGACCATGCGCTTAAAAGTACAAGGAAGCACGGTTTTTTCTGACAAGTCAAGAAGCTTTGAAGACCATCCCACAGCAGCCTTAGGTAACAAAAAGATATATACACAATTCCAGCTGAAAATCATAGTGTGAAGGCATAAATGCCCGAAATGAACCTCAACTCAGCATTCAAAAGAAGTGAAATTGATTGCTAGTAGACAATAATGTCTCCTTCATGTGGTCACATGTACTATATAATTATGAACCAGCACAACATATGTggttaaatagtataagttgaATTACCCTTTCCGTTTCAAGTAAATAGGTCGAATTGTTTCTTCACTTTTTCAAAACAATCAGGTTAGACATATGAGTAGTTTTAAAGAATTCATTTACAAATaccacaagaaaaagaaaatgttaatATGACTCCGACTGCCCCTACCATTTGCCCTCCAACTTTAACAAACGTAATCTTGActgaagaaagaaaataatatgtCACGACTCAAGAAACTATAACTATTTGCAAAAACAGGAGAACTTACCCAAAAGAGTCATCAAAGACGAAAGGAAGCATCCCAGCGCGGTTATTATCTGTATCGGTCCAAATGTGGCTGgtgaaacaaacaaaaaattgttaTGTACAACTTCGATTATAGTCCTCAAAGAAACAagcattatattttttaaacacaTACCTTCTCTTGCTGAGATAACCATTAGGTTTTCCTTCAGTGAAAGGTGAATTTGCAAATAGAGCTGTAGCAATCTGTTTCATTGTATTAGTTAGATAACTAAATAAGTTTCATGTAGAAATAGAAAGGACAGAAAGGATAAAGGTACCATACAGGCTGCAAGGCAAGACCAGCACGGAACTTTCTGATCATGTCAGCTTCAGAACTGAAGTCCAGATTTACCTGTCAACAACATATTCGTAAATATTGATTCAACTTACTAATGAATGTTACCATGCAGGGCATGACGGGAACCCAGACACAAATGGgcaggaaaaaaaaatatagcttTGAATGCTGCACAGGGGTATGCACTCCAATAGTCAAGGGGCAATGGCATCCCATCAAAAAAATGGAacgaaatgaaaagaaaaaagctAAACCATTCAGCTTACCTGAACAGTGCATGTTCTAAACATCATATCCAGCCCAAGTGAGCCAACTTTAGGCATGTAATTTCTCATAATCTCATATCTCCCCTGAGTCAAAGTACTTTGTCAGTGAAAACACAAGCTGATCGCAGATCTAAGAGGTCAAATCATACTTGAGAAAAGTAAGAAATAGATATATCTTTCAAAGCTAGAAGAACATGACAACACAAATAATATTGAGGTCTGAGAAGCACATGATGTTGTACATAGTACAGAATATGAATAGAGGTAGATGgtgcaaatattatttttaaattacagCTGCAAATCAAAATAACATACCATAATTCTGGCTTAGTTAAAAGTAAATAAGTAAAGAACATAAAAGAAACAAGTGGGGGGAAACTATTTGCATTTCTAAATTGTGAAGACTCTGGGGGGAAAAGGTAGGCAAGATCTATATATAATTTCcatttattggaaataattACTAGATCTGGTCCAAGGATCAGGTTTAGCATTCCCTTACTGTCAAAtcgtaattttctttttgatcaggaaaagaaaaagaaagctaaattttttaatcttcGAGTTGACAGTAAGAGAATAGTACAGCAactaaaagatttttttagctttcttttgttctttctcctTCGTCCTTTTTATTAAATCCGTAAGAGAAGAGTCGAAGAAGTGGGGATTGTTAATCTAGATTAGCCTAATGGAGAAGATGAATGATTAGCTCAAAAGGAAAGAATTGAAGTTCTACACCTTTATTTACTTGTTCTTGTGTCTTTTAGAGAAGAAATAAGATGTGAGACAAGCTACATCTGAACCATTTATCTGAATAACTAATCATTAGAACAATATCTCATCTGTCATCTCTTCGGCTCCTAGAAATATCAACGATGATTAACTTATTCATGATTTTCATGATCGAAGGTggattagaaaaaaatttcacttcaaAAATAACTATGCGAAATAGGCATTGTCTGGTAAGGTTTGTAGGTAAAAAGATGAGGTGTTGCAAAATGATGAAATCAGAGAGAATGAGCTTCGAGCTACACTAGTCTCAtcaaataataatgaataatgaaattatattagAAACTGGGATTCTACTGCACTTGACATGCTGAACAATATGTGAAATGGTCGTgtacaaaaatattaacatCTTTTCACTGTTAAAATAGCAGTCTCAAAGAGATAAGATGCTAAGTTACCAACACACCAAACAAATCTTTTGGTTACAACATCGATCAGCATATTGTTTTTACCTTCGGCATTATTGGTATATCTTTCAGCCCCCACTTTGGCTGGAATCCAGTTCCTAAGAATCCAATTCCCATCTCTTCTGCAACAGCTTTAACCTGTACCATTAGACGAAAACTATTACATATCAGCAAAACTTAAATTTATCCGTGAATATTTCTCCTGTGAGAATAGCTTCGGTTTTCTTGCCTCCAAATGTTCATCGACAAGACAGTCAGGAAGTCATAACTTTACTTTCACCCCAACAATGTTCTTTTGAAGCAACATTTTCTTATACAACTAGAGACTCTGATCAGAAGAACCAGAATACTGGGTAAAGAATCCCTAGTGTAATAAGTCATCAACCACCTGAAGCAAAAATGGCCGACACATTTGCAGGATTTCTCAAACTCAAAAAAATGAGATTCCCTTTTATTCCAAGCCATGTTATCGCATAATTAAAGTTCGCTTACATTTCCCCAGTGCAGACTATGTATAGTTAGAAAGATCTTAATTGCCCACTATTTCATTAAAAGGGAAACTGATGGAGTTTCAAAAGTACAAACCTGGTAAAGATGTGAATTAACCTCTGCACAAGTTTGATGCAGTGTTTCAAGTGGTGCACCACTAAGCTCAAACTGACCACCAGGTTCTAATGATATGCTTTGCTTTCCCTGCG contains these protein-coding regions:
- the GSH1 gene encoding glutamate--cysteine ligase, chloroplastic isoform X1; translation: MKMREVHLTFPIKSTLQSLFSYPLLLLNAQSMALMSQAGSSHCIYSEKVRCISGHRSIINNMDMFRMREICFGVDISSRNASRRVQGNYLNHIGVGSRRGDLTIVAASPPTEDAVVAAEPLTKEDLVGYLASGCKSKEKWRIGTEHEKFGFEFGTLRPMKYDQIADLLNGIAERFDWEKVMEGDKIIGLKQGKQSISLEPGGQFELSGAPLETLHQTCAEVNSHLYQVKAVAEEMGIGFLGTGFQPKWGLKDIPIMPKGRYEIMRNYMPKVGSLGLDMMFRTCTVQVNLDFSSEADMIRKFRAGLALQPIATALFANSPFTEGKPNGYLSKRSHIWTDTDNNRAGMLPFVFDDSFGFEQYVDYALDVPMYFVYRKKKYVDCTGLSFRDFMNGKLPPIPGEYPTLNDWENHLTTIFPEVRLKRYLEMRGADGGPWRRLCALPAFWVGILYDEGSLQSVLDMTFDWTAEERDMLRNKVPKSGLKTPFRDGLLMHVAQDVVKLAKEGLERRGFKETGFLNEVAEVVKTGVTPAEKLLELYHGKWGQSVDPIFEELLY
- the GSH1 gene encoding glutamate--cysteine ligase, chloroplastic, translated to MALMSQAGSSHCIYSEKVRCISGHRSIINNMDMFRMREICFGVDISSRNASRRVQGNYLNHIGVGSRRGDLTIVAASPPTEDAVVAAEPLTKEDLVGYLASGCKSKEKWRIGTEHEKFGFEFGTLRPMKYDQIADLLNGIAERFDWEKVMEGDKIIGLKQGKQSISLEPGGQFELSGAPLETLHQTCAEVNSHLYQVKAVAEEMGIGFLGTGFQPKWGLKDIPIMPKGRYEIMRNYMPKVGSLGLDMMFRTCTVQVNLDFSSEADMIRKFRAGLALQPIATALFANSPFTEGKPNGYLSKRSHIWTDTDNNRAGMLPFVFDDSFGFEQYVDYALDVPMYFVYRKKKYVDCTGLSFRDFMNGKLPPIPGEYPTLNDWENHLTTIFPEVRLKRYLEMRGADGGPWRRLCALPAFWVGILYDEGSLQSVLDMTFDWTAEERDMLRNKVPKSGLKTPFRDGLLMHVAQDVVKLAKEGLERRGFKETGFLNEVAEVVKTGVTPAEKLLELYHGKWGQSVDPIFEELLY